In one window of Protaetiibacter larvae DNA:
- a CDS encoding amidohydrolase produces MSGGLLLAGVRRVGAERTAEEPVEVLLQDGRISAIGLALDAAGVERVELDGRYLAPGMWDGHVHMGQWSAVSRRLDLSGAGSAAEAAALVRARVDAGWDSSEILLGYGFRDALWADAPDVESLEVGETAVALVSGDVHTVWSNRALLRRAGLPDDAWWLNEQPAFDLNARLSATDATTLDRWVADAARAAAARGVTGIVDLEMGGAVEAWERRIGEGLRTLRVKAGVYPADLERVRARRLRSGDPILGADGLGADGLGTVGWFKLFTDGALNSRTAWCVDAYPDGDGGHGLPSYPDAELRAVAREALAAGLIPTIHAIGDRALTQALDTFAALGIPADAPLAPRIEHAQLLRPGDAPRFAALGVQASVQPEHAMDDRDVADHHWAGRTDRAYAYRALLDAGAQLVLGSDAPVAPLDPWVTLSAAVTRTRDAREPWHPEQALPLPDALRASWGGVDGLRVGGLADLAILDADPHAVAPEALRTLPVHATVVAGARVG; encoded by the coding sequence GTGAGCGGCGGACTGCTGCTCGCCGGGGTGCGGCGGGTCGGCGCCGAGCGCACGGCGGAGGAGCCGGTGGAGGTCCTGCTGCAGGACGGGCGGATCTCCGCGATCGGGCTCGCGCTGGATGCCGCGGGCGTCGAGCGCGTCGAACTCGACGGCCGGTACCTCGCGCCGGGCATGTGGGACGGGCACGTGCACATGGGGCAGTGGTCGGCCGTGTCGCGGCGGCTCGACCTGTCGGGGGCGGGATCGGCGGCCGAAGCGGCGGCACTCGTTCGGGCACGGGTCGACGCCGGCTGGGACAGCTCCGAGATCCTGCTCGGCTACGGCTTCCGCGACGCCCTGTGGGCGGATGCACCCGATGTCGAGTCGCTCGAGGTCGGCGAGACGGCGGTCGCGCTTGTCTCGGGCGACGTGCACACCGTGTGGTCGAACCGGGCCCTGCTCCGCCGAGCCGGACTCCCCGACGACGCCTGGTGGCTCAACGAGCAGCCGGCCTTCGACCTCAACGCGCGCCTGTCGGCAACGGATGCGACGACCCTCGACCGCTGGGTCGCGGATGCCGCCCGTGCAGCAGCCGCTCGCGGTGTCACCGGCATCGTCGACCTCGAGATGGGCGGGGCGGTCGAGGCGTGGGAGCGGCGCATCGGCGAGGGCCTGCGCACCCTGCGCGTGAAGGCGGGGGTCTACCCCGCCGATCTCGAGCGGGTGCGCGCACGCCGCCTCCGCTCCGGCGACCCCATCCTCGGCGCGGACGGCCTCGGCGCGGACGGCCTCGGAACCGTCGGCTGGTTCAAGCTCTTCACCGACGGCGCGCTCAACTCGCGCACCGCGTGGTGCGTCGACGCCTACCCGGACGGCGACGGCGGGCACGGCCTGCCGAGCTACCCGGATGCCGAGCTGCGGGCCGTCGCCCGCGAGGCGCTCGCGGCGGGGCTGATCCCCACTATCCACGCGATCGGCGACCGGGCGCTCACCCAGGCGCTCGACACCTTCGCGGCGCTCGGCATCCCCGCCGATGCGCCGCTCGCACCGCGCATCGAACACGCCCAGCTGCTGCGGCCCGGCGACGCCCCGCGCTTCGCCGCGCTCGGCGTGCAGGCGAGCGTCCAGCCCGAGCACGCCATGGACGACCGCGACGTCGCCGACCACCACTGGGCCGGCCGCACCGACCGGGCCTACGCCTACCGCGCGCTGCTCGACGCGGGGGCGCAGCTCGTGCTCGGCTCCGACGCTCCGGTCGCGCCGCTCGACCCGTGGGTCACGCTCTCGGCGGCCGTCACGCGCACGCGCGACGCCCGGGAGCCGTGGCATCCCGAGCAGGCGCTACCGCTCCCGGATGCCCTGCGGGCCTCGTGGGGCGGGGTCGACGGCCTGCGCGTCGGCGGGCTCGCGGATCTCGCGATCCTCGACGCCGACCCGCACGCGGTCGCGCCGGAAGCGCTGCGCACCCTCCCCGTGCACGCGACGGTCGTCGCGGGTGCGCGTGTGGGCTGA
- a CDS encoding FMN-binding negative transcriptional regulator — protein sequence MRHTPHYLMTEVDEVKRLIRRNPWTTYVSHTSAGLVASHYATLLEETDDDTISIVSHFGRPDELAHELGQHEVLVIVQGPHGYISPGWYAEGDFIPTWNHVTAHLWGTPEILSAQENFQVLHRLTDHFEKRMPEPRSLHIDEAYAERVAKGTVGLRIRVTRFDARAKLSQNKPDEVRATIIEALAGDGPYADAALAAEMRRSEDRRASGPA from the coding sequence ATGCGCCACACGCCCCACTACCTGATGACCGAGGTCGACGAGGTGAAGCGGCTCATCCGGCGCAACCCGTGGACCACCTACGTGTCGCACACCTCGGCCGGGCTCGTCGCATCCCACTATGCGACCCTGCTCGAGGAGACCGACGACGACACCATCTCGATCGTGTCGCACTTCGGGCGCCCCGACGAGCTCGCGCACGAGCTGGGGCAGCACGAGGTGCTCGTGATCGTGCAGGGACCGCACGGCTACATCTCGCCCGGCTGGTACGCCGAGGGCGACTTCATCCCCACCTGGAACCATGTGACCGCGCACCTGTGGGGCACGCCCGAGATCCTCTCGGCCCAGGAGAACTTCCAGGTGCTGCACCGGCTCACCGACCACTTCGAGAAGCGGATGCCCGAGCCGCGTTCGCTGCACATCGACGAGGCCTACGCGGAACGCGTGGCGAAGGGCACGGTGGGGCTGCGCATCCGCGTCACCCGTTTCGACGCGCGCGCGAAGCTCAGCCAGAACAAGCCGGACGAGGTGCGTGCGACGATCATCGAGGCCCTCGCGGGTGACGGCCCGTACGCGGATGCCGCGCTCGCCGCCGAGATGCGCCGCTCCGAAGACCGCCGCGCGTCGGGTCCCGCGTGA